TTCGCAAAGTCCTTTTGCAAAAACTTCTTTTGTTTCAGGATTCATCAATTGATATTTCAATGATGAACTTCCACAGTTTATAACTAAAACTTTCATTAATCTTCTCCTTTTAGCTAATTATATTTTATGTTATTTTATTGTATTTTCTTTCCTTCTGCTGCTTGAACTGCAGTTATTGCAACTAGGTTAACGATGTCATCTGCTGAACATCCTCTTGAAAGGTCATTGATAGGTGAAGCTAGTCCTTGAATTAATGGACCATAAGCATTTGCTCCAGCTAATCTTTGAACTAATTTATATCCAATGTTTCCTGCTGCTAGGTTAGGGAATATTAAAATATTAGCTGTTCCTGCAACTTTAGATTCTGGACATTTCTTTCTTGCAACTGATTTAACAATAGCTGCGTCTGCTTGGATTTCTGCTGTGAATGGGAAAGTAACTTTTCTTTCTTCAAGCATTTTTCCTGCTTCGATAACTACGTCTACATCTGGGTGTGATGCTGAACCTTTTGTAGAGAATGTTAATAATGCAACTCTTCCTTGCATTCCAATTACGTGGCTAGCTGTTACAACTGAAGCTTCAGCGATGTCAGCTAATTGTTCTGAAGTTGGTACTGGAATTACTGAACAGTCTCCAAATAATAGAACGTCTCCATAAGTTTCTTGTCTTTCTGTAAGTTCCATTACGAATACTGATGATACAGTTTTTATTCCTTTTCTAGTTCCTACGATTTGTAATCCTGCTCTTAATACGTCTGCAGTTGGTGAGTTAGATCCAGATACCATTGCATCTGCGTCTCCCATTTTAACCATCATTGCACCGTAGAAGTTAGGGTCTTTTAATAAGATTTCTCTAGCTTGGTCTACAGTCATTCCTTTTTTCGCTCTAATTTCAGCTAATTTAGCTGCATAAGTTTCAACTTTTGGTGGGTTGTTGTATTCTATAATTTCAACACCTCTTAAGCTGATTCCTAAATCGTTAGCGATTCTTTCCATATATTCTCTGCTACCTAAAACTATTGGTCTAGCAAGTCCTAAAGAAACTATCTTAGCTGCTGCTGTGATAACTCTTTCGTCGTCTCCTTCTGGTAATACTACTGATTGTTGTACTTCTCTAGCTTTTTCTCTAATTTTTACTAAAAAACTCAAAATACTCACTTCCTTAATTAATTTTTATCT
The Fusobacterium sp. DD2 DNA segment above includes these coding regions:
- the pta gene encoding phosphate acetyltransferase; translated protein: MSFLVKIREKAREVQQSVVLPEGDDERVITAAAKIVSLGLARPIVLGSREYMERIANDLGISLRGVEIIEYNNPPKVETYAAKLAEIRAKKGMTVDQAREILLKDPNFYGAMMVKMGDADAMVSGSNSPTADVLRAGLQIVGTRKGIKTVSSVFVMELTERQETYGDVLLFGDCSVIPVPTSEQLADIAEASVVTASHVIGMQGRVALLTFSTKGSASHPDVDVVIEAGKMLEERKVTFPFTAEIQADAAIVKSVARKKCPESKVAGTANILIFPNLAAGNIGYKLVQRLAGANAYGPLIQGLASPINDLSRGCSADDIVNLVAITAVQAAEGKKIQ